Proteins co-encoded in one Yamadazyma tenuis chromosome 1, complete sequence genomic window:
- a CDS encoding uncharacterized protein (EggNog:ENOG503NWXG; COG:A) — protein MNNEDSEHVEISNFSSPKASSSTNVQVSFRKLQDLSTAQFTQTNTVFKKLWQYLRIVLLKKANPFEEYVLEAEPNDSALVAKYSGVTRVDLSRQQGLSVDEVYLKTLHIDHPLTNFMKNENNQSVDISQELKESPILVFVHGMGGQMSQFEPLMALLSQCSEIVSLDLPGFGDSRADFSTASARLTKISPEDQERISTSVASMADGDFTSNNISVIITEFINQTIPPNKKVVLIAHSMGCHLSVRVAKKLPSSKVEGLILLTSPGFQDDIYTNEQVKNSHKTSIFANWMTKFPSVVNLMRVWDRLEGLESSSVFRQIGDTSLYPPHTSLYIKLRQFRWNLDVDTKVILKYIKGFERCKYSDLVAAIKRFNNNPFDTRVYEKTVLVAGTDDKVTPPQKITEIDNMLSHVFQRKVSTLIEIKNAGHGLLLSKPEFISGKILDHIENKFPERLHLSPAWVLRVKADISGDKWGLKNELKWSRLDPISLNISRNHGKDISPLLGMKTLREGDANHSPIILENAFYGDRSMIPSQYKLPTGHLIAIVDISADIPPYDPETFKIITYYKCATVSKVVPDPGSIRKFIQLIDKILESKTIEDPLIAVHCHYGFNRTGFLICCFLIERLGWSVEEAIGGFRDAKPPGIKHRHFIDALYYIWYARSMKFAESLSNGVVPEWEPQYLDYKKGKKIIKKVKDVEDDTPQNNKSKNTNDRTPLLQPLDPSKKRGYGHNESSSFFREQTLPPEDPNKNSTVSFKTTIFTGKSSINQQKKDDTKREFQEWLSGQYHKVESFYREREQEVYERFLILEDQLYQLKEHRMIMNRQKQTQLKNLQTTHVGEIAVYKRVNELAYHTKSAFSYLNRFDLPSLPSKVFMERIKKSTNSSDISMTDTTPHEVDANYFENRIRNGLAGDRSEVSSLDSDSLNEFSLSADGSRSSGVQVQQTPEMARKRKRRDYESTKRQFSVPFQVARKQLKEAMLEHYRSLVLLKSYKEMNRTAFRKITKKFDKSTGSSISVEYVKKIDTESYFMTSDLLEKLVNQSEELYISFFHLESSDRKHSLEKFKSIAYALNNNQVRMSSYYPESFFTGVFLGVGLPLFVLALYTGLRKVLDDTLPEGRFMLQIWGGFFLLTMMFLLFGLNMLIFDRFKINYKFIFEFHIATALDYKQYLVIPAAFFGFMSLLMWFSMHDYWRAEFPGRDWPWIYFGTGLVVFFWPFNQFYLSARRWLQVALFRILFSGFYPVEFRDFFLGDLLCSLTYTMGNISFFFCLYSHHWNGMLNDSGAIHDVCGSSKSRSMGFFAALPSIFRFLQCVRRYTDTGDWFPHLANMLKYAVGAVYYALLSVYRLNKSNTNRIVFIVMASINSIYTATWDIVMDWSLLQFESKNWLLRDNLFYEKPVYYYFAMVADVLLRFQWIFYAFFSNQIQQSAATSFLIAVAELVRRIIWVFFRMENEHVTNVILFRASRDSPLPYAISAKVERAIKKLVSLRYSEGNTYDIEDVIGVSSSVRTSANVSFDSEANIETSDVHVELPQLTRRKSTFAVFSDALNKAHIKDFQRRKHVTIDVDTDDDDDDDASIISDSSHRE, from the exons ATGAACAATGAGGACAGTGAACATGTCGAAATACTGAACTTTTCAAGCCCCAAGGCGTCTCTGTCCACAAACGTCCAGGTGTCATTCCGCAAGCTCCAGGATTTGTCGACCGCTCAATTCACCCAAACAAACACAGTTTTCAAAAAGCTCTGGCAGTACCTAAGGATTGTGTTGCTAAAAAAGGCAAATCCCTTTGAAGAATACGTTTTGGAAGCAGAGCCCAACGACTCAGCGTTGGTGGCCAAGTATAGCGGGGTCACAAGAGTGGACTTGTCGCGGCAACAGGGCTTatctgttgatgaagtatACTTAAAAACGTTGCACATTGACCACCCGTTGACGAATTTCATGAAGAATGAAAACAACCAATCAGTCGATATACTGCAGGAGTTGAAAGAGTCGCCCATATTGGTGTTTGTCCATGGAATGGGCGGCCAGATGTCACAGTTTGAGCCATTGATGGCGTTGTTGTCGCAGTGTCTGGAGATTGTGTCACTTGACTTGCCAGGGTTTGGTGATTCCAGGGCAGACTTCAGCACCGCAAGCGCCAGGTTGACGAAAATATCTccagaagatcaagaaagaatttCGACGTCTGTGGCATCCATGGCAGATGGAGATTTCACCAGTAACAACATCAGTGTTATTATAACTGAGTTTATCAATCAAACCATACCTCCTAATAAAAAAGTGGTTTTAATAGCTCACTCCATGGGTTGCCACTTATCAGTACGAGTTGCAAAGAAATTGCCTTCGAGCAAGGTTGAagggttgattttgttaACGAGTCCCGGGTTTCAGGATGATATTTACACCAATGAACAAGTGAAGAATAGTCACAAAACATCGATATTTGCCAACTGGATGACTAAGTTCCCGTCCGTTGTTAATCTCATGAGAGTCTGGGACAGGCTTGAAGGGCTTGAAAGCTCAAGTGTTTTCAGACAGATTGGAGATACTTCACTCTATCCTCCACATACCTCGTTGTACATTAAATTACGTCAGTTTAGGTGGAACTTAGACGTCGATACCAAGGTGATATTAAAGTACATAAAGGGGTTTGAAAGGTGTAAATATAGTGACTTGGTAGCAGCTATTAAGAGGTTTAATAACAATCCGTTTGACACCCGGGTGTATGAGAAAACGGTATTGGTGGCCGGAACTGATGACAAAGTGACACCACCTCAGAAAATCACTGAGATAGACAACATGTTGTCGCACGTGTTTCAGAGAAAGGTTAGTACTTTGATAGAAATCAAGAATGCTGGCCATGGCTTGTTATTGTCGAAACCAGAGTTTATTAGTGGTAAAATCTTGGATCATATTGAGAACAAGTTTCCCGAACGATTGCATCTCTCACCCGCTTGGGTGTTAAGAGTCAAAGCAGATATCAGTGGTGACAAATGGGGATTGAAGAACGAGTTGAAATGGCTGAGACTTGACCCAATCTCTCTTAATATTTCTAGAAACCATGGTAAAGACATTTCTCCATTGTTGGGTATGAAAACCCTCAGAGAGGGGGATGCAAACCACTCGCCTATCATCTTAGAAAACGCTTTTTATGGTGATAGGTCCATGATTCCATCCCAATATAAGCTTCCTACTGGCCATCTTATTGCAATTGTCGATATCTCTGCCGATATTCCACCATATGATCCTGAGACGTTTAAAATCATCACCTATTACAAATGTGCAACCGTTTCCAAGGTGGTTCCCGACCCTGGCTCCATCAGAAAGttcattcaacttatcGATAAGATCTTGGAGCTGAAGACAATAGAGGATCCTTTGATAGCGGTGCATTGTCATTATGGATTTAATAGAACCGGTTTTCTAATCTGTTGCTTCCTAATTGAACGGTTGGGGTGGtctgttgaagaagccattgGTGGATTTAGAGATGCTAAACCTCCAGGAATCAAACACCGCCATTTTATCGATGCCCTTTAT TATATTTGGTATGCCAGGAGCATGAAGTTTGCCGAGTCTTTGAGTAATGGAGTAGTCCCTGAGTGGGAACCCCAGTACTTAGACTACAAAAAGGGGAAAAAGATCATCAAAAAAGTCAAAGATGTAGAAGACGATACTCCGCAAAACAACAAGAGCAAAAACACAAATGACCGTACACcacttttgcaaccattgGACCCTTCAAAGAAACGTGGATATGGGCACAATGAAAGCTCTTCATTTTTTCGAGAACAAACTCTACCACCCGAAGATCCTAATAAAAACAGTACCGTTTCCTTCAAGACAACGATATTTACTGGAAAGTCATCCATAAATCAACAGAAAAAAGACGACACGAAGAGGGAATTCCAGGAATGGCTTTCTGGTCAGTATCACAAAGTAGAGTCATTTTATCGGGAAAGAGAACAAGAAGTATACGAACGgttcttgattttggaagacCAGTTATATCAGTTGAAGGAGCATCGTATGATCATGAACAGACAGAAGCAAACCCAGTTGAAAAACTTACAAACCACGCATGTGGGGGAGATAGCAGTGTATAAAAGAGTGAACGAATTGGCGTACCACACCAAGAGTGCCTTTTCATACTTAAACCGGTTTGACTTGCCTTCCTTACCTTCCAAAGTGTTTATGGAGAGAATCAAAAAATCTACCAACAGCTCAGATATCTCCATGACTGATACCACACCACACGAGGTCGATGCCAACTACTTCGAAAACCGAATCAGAAATGGATTAGCTGGTGATCGGTCGGAGGTGTCATCTTTGGACTCAGACAGTTTGAATGAGTTTTCTCTTTCGGCTGATGGCTCTCGCCTGTCGGGAGTTCAGGTCCAGCAGACCCCCGAGATGGCCCGcaagaggaagagaagaGATTACGAGTCTACTAAGAGACAGTTTTCTGTGCCCTTCCAAGTTGCAAGAAAGCAGTTGAAAGAAGCCATGTTAGAGCATTATAGGTCTTTGGTTTTATTGAAGTCGTACAAGGAAATGAACCGTACCGCGTTCAGaaagatcaccaagaagtttgacaagCTGACTGGGTCGTCGATTTCAGTGGAATATGTGAAAAAAATTGATACAGAATCGTATTTCATGACAAGtgatcttttggaaaaattgGTAAATCAGTCAGAAGAGTTGTACATTTCGTTCTTTCATCTTGAGTCATCAGATAGAAAGCactctttggaaaagttcaaaagcATAGCATATgccttgaacaacaacCAGGTGAGAATGTCGTCGTACTACCCAGAATCGTTCTTTACTGGGGTGTTTCTAGGAGTTGGTTTGCCGTTGTTTGTTCTCGCTTTGTACACTGGCCTACGCAAGGTCCTTGATGATACTTTACCTGAAGGAAGGTTCATGTTGCAGATATGGGGTGGGTTTTTCTTGCTAACGATGATGTTTCTCTTATTTGGTTTAAACATGCTCATATTTGACCGGTTCAAAATAAACTACAAGTTCATTTTTGAGTTTCATATTGCTACTGCCTTGGACTACAAGCAGTACTTGGTGATTCCAGCAGCATTTTTCGGGTTTATGTCGCTTTTGATGTGGTTTAGCATGCACGATTATTGGAGAGCCGAGTTTCCTGGACGAGACTGGCCCTGGATATACTTTGGTACTGGTTTGGTTGTGTTTTTCTGGCCTTTCAACCAGTTCTATCTTTCTGCTAGACGGTGGCTCCAGGTGGCCCTTTTTAGAATCTTGTTCTCTGGATTTTACCCTGTTGAATTCAGAGACTTTTTTCTAGGTGATCTTTTGTGCTCATTGACCTACACGATGGGAAATATTTCATTTTTCTTCTGCCTTTACTCCCATCACTGGAACGGTATGCTCAATGACTCGGGAGCCATTCATGACGTTTGTGGGTCATCTAAGTCAAGATCAATGGGGTTCTTTGCTGCCTTGCCCAGTATTTTCAGGTTTCTCCAATGTGTAAGACGTTATACCGATACAGGGGACTGGTTTCCCCATTTAGCAAACATGCTCAAGTATGCGGTGGGAGCCGTGTACTATGCGTTGTTGAGCGTCTACCGGTTGAACAAGAGCAATACCAATCGAATCGTATTTATTGTAATGGCCTCGATCAACTCCATCTACACGGCAACTTGGGACATTGTGATGGACTGGTCGCTATTGCAGTTTGAATCCAAGAACTGGCTTCTTCGTGACAACTTGTTCTATGAGAAGCCAGTCTACTATTACTTTGCCATGGTTGCTGATGTTTTGTTGCGATTTCAGTGGATATTCTATGCATTTTTTAGTAATCAAATCCAACAGCTGGCTGCAACCAGTTTCTTGATAGCAGTGGCCGAGTTGGTGAGAAGAATCATATGGGTGTTCTTCAGAATGGAGAACGAACATGTCACCAACGTGATCTTATTCCGGGCTTCGAGGGATTCGCCGTTGCCTTATGCTATTTCCGCAAAGGTAGAAAGGGCTATTAAAAAGTTGGTGTCGTTGAGATACTCCGAAGGAAATACTTACGATATCGAAGATGTAATTGGAGTTTCGTCGTCGGTTAGAACATCAGCAAATGTTTCGTTTGACTCTGAGGCCAATATTGAAACTTCCGATGTCCATGTTGAGTTGCCTCAGCTCACCCGTCGTAAATCAACGTTTGCGGTGTTCAGTGATGCTTTGAACAAAGCACATATCAAGGACTTTCAAAGACGGAAACACGTTACAATTGACGTCGATActgacgatgatgatgatgatgatgccAGCATTATCCTGGATCTGCTGCATAGGGAGTAG
- the NEO1 gene encoding Putative aminophospholipid-translocase (BUSCO:EOG09260AZM; EggNog:ENOG503NU8S; COG:P), producing MSRYSNDNDSLDDLDSTLDKALNNASNSLFNSSRHSSQGSIGGIPLTSFGNSSNGLHENRVASGGAGNSNGTRYEEFHHDDSSPLIGNRFQQTNRSFDSTSSLDINLNRGFSLKKVIRQVVNFFKLAKFELNQERNKFNSEDDSEERFITPRNNKVKNQYPTNAISNAKYNPITFIPIILYEQFKFFFNLYFLLVALSQIVPQLRIGFLSSYIVPLAFVLMVTMMKEATDDISRRRRDIEQNNELYEVLNRSGSTALTNETKSIPSKNLRVGDLVKIYKNKRIPADIILLQSSDQEGNGEAFIKTDQLDGETDWKLRIAPNLTQHTNSISDLIDDFSLIISKPTKSIHHFNGKLVYHPNGYNNSNSEQLPLTIDQTMWANTVLATGSAIGIVVYTGIETRQSLNTTKTGVKTGLLELEINKLAKILCVTVFLLSASLVFAKGWPLKKTWYIDILRYLILFSTIIPVSLRVNLDLAKSVYASQIHKDKEINNTIVRTSTIPEDLGRIEYLLSDKTGTLTQNDMELKKLHLGTVSYAGDTLDMVSEYINNSLNNMRASNNLITSSNMKKRDLSNKVYDLVLTLALCHNVTPTHDEESNIDADEVTYQAASPDEIAIIKFTESVGLKLIQRDRTSMTLLHLKSNQTFKFDILYIFPFSSETKRMGIVVKDLTKDEVFFMEKGADSVMMSIVSHSDWLEEETSNMAREGLRTLVIGKKKMSEKLLKDFESNYKDASLAMHDRESSMQQVVVNYLEQELELLGLTGVEDKLQKNVKSSIELLRNAGIKIWMLTGDKVETAKCVSISCRLITRGQYIHQITKINHPDLALNHLEMLKINLNSVLLIDGESLLTYMKHFPEEFFRLAIQLPTVIACRCSPQQKADVAKIIKEITGKRICCIGDGGNDVSMIQVADVGVGIVGKEGKQASLAADFSIDQFYYLCKLLLWHGRNSYKRSSKLGQFIMHRGLIISVCQAVYSICSDFEPLALYQGFLMVGYATIYTMMPVFSLTLDCDVDENLTKLYPELYKELTLGRSLSYKNFIIWCIISLYQGCVIQLLGQKFQGVELDTFTTMVSLSFTALIFNELIMVGLQINRWNMIMIITVTVTVVIYVTSVPFLPDYFNLDYMSSFSFIWQCVVILVISLFPVFLFQTINRRLRPPSYAKVQQD from the coding sequence ATGTCACGTTATTCAAATGATAACGACTCgcttgatgatttggattCCACCTTGGACAAAGCGTTGAACAACGCTTCAAATAGTTTATTCAACAGTTCTCGTCACAGCTCTCAAGGGTCTATCGGAGGTATTCCTTTGACAAGTTTTGGTAACAGTTCCAACGGACTCCACGAGAATCGTGTGGCCAGTGGCGGAGCTGGCAACTCCAACGGTACTCGATACGAAGAGTTTCACCATGACGATAGCTCTCCACTAATAGGAAACCGATTCCAACAAACTAATAGGTCATTTGATTCGACGTCAAGCTTGGATATCAATCTCAACCGAGGATTCAGCCTCAAGAAGGTGATACGGCAGGtggtgaacttcttcaagctaGCCAAATTCGAGTTGAACCAAGAGAGAAATAAATTCAATAGCGAAGATGACAGCGAAGAACGGTTTATAACTCCTCGTAACAACAAGGTGAAAAATCAGTATCCCACTAATGCCATTTCCAACGCTAAGTATAACCCCATCACATTCATACCCATCATTTTGTACGAAcagttcaagtttttcttcaacttgtacttCTTATTAGTGGCATTATCGCAGATTGTTCCTCAATTAAGAATTGGGTTTTTGAGTTCGTATATTGTGCCTTTGGCCTTCGTGTTGATGGTCACAATGATGAAGGAGGCAACTGATGACATATCCAGACGTAGAAGAGATATCGAGCAGAATAACGAATTATACGAAGTTTTGAACAGGTCCGGCTCAACTGCATTGACAAACGAAACCAAACTGATACCCTCGAAGAACTTACGAGTTGGCGACTTAGTGAAGATTTACAAGAATAAGCGGATTCCTGCCGATATAATACTTTTACAGTCGAgtgatcaagaaggaaaCGGAGAAGCATTTATAAAAACTGATCAATTAGACGGGGAGACCGACTGGAAGTTGAGAATAGCTCCAAACTTGACACAGCACACTAACAGTATCTCAGACTTGATAGACGACTTCTCCCTTATTATCAGTAAGCCTACCAAATCAATTCACCATTTCAATGGGAAGCTTGTGTACCATCCCAACGGGTACAACAATTCTAACTCTGAACAACTTCCCTTGACAATAGATCAAACAATGTGGGCTAACACAGTGTTAGCAACAGGGTCTGCTATTGGGATTGTGGTTTATACCGGCATTGAGACCAGACAGCTGttgaacaccaccaagacAGGGGTTAAAACTGGTttacttgaacttgaaatcaacaaattggcTAAAATTTTGTGTGTTACAGTATTTTTGTTATCAGCCTCCTTGGTGTTTGCCAAAGGATGGCCCTTGAAAAAAACCTGGTACATCGATATATTAAGAtatttgattttgttttcgACGATTATTCCCGTTTCTTTGAGAgtcaacttggacttggccaagtctGTTTATGCTTCTCAGATTCATAAGGAcaaggaaatcaacaacaccattgTCAGAACATCTACCATTCCAGAAGACCTTGGTAGAATAGAATATTTATTGAGTGACAAGACAGGAACTTTAACTCAGAACGAtatggagttgaagaaactccACTTGGGAACTGTTAGTTACGCAGGTGATACATTGGATATGGTCAGTGAGTATATCAACAACAGCTTGAATAACATGAGGGCCTCAAACAATCTAATCACTTCTAGCAAcatgaagaaaagagacTTGAGTAACAAAGTCTACgacttggtgttgacaTTAGCACTTTGTCACAATGTTACCCCCACGCATGACGAGGAATCGAATATCGATGCCGATGAAGTAACATACCAAGCTGCTTCTCCTGACGAAATTGCCATTATCAAATTCACCGAAAGTGTAggcttgaagttgataCAAAGAGATAGAACGTCGATGACATTGTTGCATTTGAAGCTGAACCAAACattcaagtttgacatCTTGTACATTTTTCCATTCAGCAGTGAGACTAAGAGAATGGGGATTGTTGTAAAGGACTTAACCAAGGATGAAGTATTTTTCATGGAAAAGGGTGCTGATTCTGTTATGATGAGCATCGTTAGTCACAGCGATTggcttgaagaagaaactaGCAACATGGCAAGAGAAGGCTTGAGAACGTTGGTTATTGGaaaaaagaagatgagtgaaaagcttttgaaggatTTCGAGTCCAATTACAAAGATGCCAGTTTGGCTATGCATGACAGAGAGTCATCGATGCAACAGGTGGTAGTGAACTACTTGGAgcaggagttggagttaTTGGGGTTGACcggtgttgaagataagTTACAGAAGAATGTCAAATCGTCGATCGAGCTATTGAGAAACGCCGGAATTAAAATCTGGATGTTGACCGGTGATAAAGTAGAAACCGCCAAATGTGTTTCTATTAGTTGTAGGTTGATTACAAGAGGTCAATACATTCATCAGATCACCAAAATTAACCACCCGGACCTCGCATTGAACCATTTGGAGATGTTAAAGATCAATTTGAATTCGGTGTTGCTAATCGATGGGGAGAGTTTGTTGACATACATGAAACATTTCCCGGAAGAATTCTTCAGACTTGCTATTCAATTGCCTACTGTAATTGCCTGTAGATGTTCTCCACAACAGAAGGCTGATGtcgccaaaatcatcaaagaaattaCTGGAAAGAGAATCTGCTGTATCGGGGATGGGGGGAATGACGTCAGTATGATCCAGGTAGCCGATGTGGGGGTGggaattgttggaaaagaaggaaaacaGGCGTCGTTGGCGGCAGACTTTAGTATCGACCAGTTCTATTATCTTTGCAAATTGTTATTATGGCATGGCAGAAACTCGTACAAAAGATCATCCAAGCTCGGCCAGTTTATCATGCATAGAGGTCTCATTATATCGGTATGCCAGGCGGTGTACTCGATCTGCTCCGACTTTGAGCCATTGGCCTTGTACCAAGGATTTTTGATGGTCGGGTATGCCACCATCTATACGATGATGCCGGTGTTCTCGTTGACACTTGACTGTGATGTCGATGAAAACCTCACCAAGTTGTATCCTGAACTCTACAAGGAATTGACCCTCGGCCGGTCTTTGAGCTACAAAAACTTCATTATCTGGTGCATAATCTCACTTTACCAGGGATGTGTAATCCAGCTCTTGGGTCAGAAATTCCAAGGAGTAGAGCTAGAtaccttcaccaccatGGTGTCGCTTTCATTCACAGCACTCATCTTCAACGAATTGATCATGGTGGGTCTCCAAATTAATCGGTGGAACATGATTATGATCATCACCGTGACGGTAACAGTTGTTATCTACGTGACCCTGGTGCCATTCTTACCCGACTACTTTAACCTCGACTATATGTCGTCATTCTCCTTTATATGGCAGTGTgtggtgattttggtgataagttTGTTCCCGGTATTTTTGTTCCAAACCATCAACCGGAGATTGAGACCCCCTAGTTACGCCAAAGTGCAACAGGACTAA
- a CDS encoding acid phosphatase (COG:S; EggNog:ENOG503NY0I), with amino-acid sequence MVSLSKLFSNSLIYSSSFHQAASPALDNTEQYNIAKFLVSAGPYFEYQGFGISTDLPVNCTLEQVQLFMRHGERYPTTGSGTSYNTTVQKIKSSGTLVGPLSFINDYEFYIKSSDYLEMLTTPENSNSPYLGSKTAMEAGIAFRSKYGILYNDNIPLPVFSTNSQRVYDTAHNFINGFMGEQFSSDQVKFNVISTNITQGFNSLTPTSACAKFNTSYNSEYINAFPKDFLSNILARLEVGNPTLNITTSDIGTLFNICAFELSNTGGSQFCGLFTDEELITNNYLTDLNKYFTQGPGNPLANAIGYVHFNASMALLKDEDSTNKMWLSFFHDSDLCHLFNGIGLFDTDSSMSNDRVKFHDDYQFTQTVTMAGRVIIEKFKYADESYVRFLVNNAVIPLKTCSDGPGFSCKLSDLEDLFESKYQNYNLTEVCGANTTYQQDLTFFWDWSSVSYNATTSPTA; translated from the coding sequence ATGGTTTCACTCTCCAAACTTTTTAGCAATTCGTTAATATACTCATCAAGCTTTCACCAGGCTGCGAGTCCTGCTTTAGATAACACTGAACAGTATAATATCGCTAAGTTCTTGGTCAGTGCCGGTCCATACTTCGAGTACCAAGGTTTCGGTATCTCCACCGACTTACCTGTAAATTGCACTTTGGAACAGGTGCAATTGTTCATGAGACACGGTGAAAGATACCCAACCACCGGCAGTGGAACCAGTTACAACACAACGGTACAAAAAATTAAGTCTTCCGGAACCCTAGTCGGTCCCTTGTCATTTATCAACGACTATGAATTTTACATCAAGTCGTCTGACTACCTCGAGATGTTGACCACCCCAGAAAACAGTAACAGTCCATACCTTGGATCTAAAACTGCGATGGAAGCTGGTATCGCTTTCAGGTCCAAGTATGGAATATTGTACAACGACAATATTCCATTGCCAGTGTTCTCCACAAATTCCCAAAGAGTCTATGATACTGCCCATAACTTTATAAACGGGTTCATGGGAGAACAGTTCAGCTCTGACCAAGTCAAGTTTAACGTCATCAGCACCAATATCACCCAAGGtttcaactcgttgacTCCAACCAGTGCTTGTGCCAAGTTCAATACATCTTACAACTCCGAGTATATTAATGCTTTTCCTAAAGATTTCTTATCCAACATTCTTGCCAGGTTGGAGGTGGGAAACCCAACCTTGAACATCACCACTAGTGACATTGGAACTTTATTCAACATCTGTGCATTTGAGTTGAGTAACACCGGCGGATCTCAATTCTGTGGATTGTTCACTGATGAGGAgctcatcaccaacaactaTTTGAccgacttgaacaaataTTTTACCCAAGGTCCAGGTAATCCTTTGGCTAATGCAATTGGGTATGTACATTTCAATGCCTCGATGGCTTTACTTAAAGATGAAGACAGCACCAACAAGATGTGGTTGAGTTTCTTTCACGATTCAGATCTCTGTCATTTATTCAACGGTATTGGTTTGTTCGATACTGACTCGTCTATGTCAAACGATAGAGTGAAGTTCCACGACGACTACCAATTTACCCAAACGGTCACTATGGCTGGCAGAGTTattattgaaaagtttAAGTATGCCGATGAAAGCTACGTGAGattcttggtcaacaatGCCGTCATACctttgaagacttgttCAGACGGGCCAGGCTTTTCTTGTAAGCTTAGcgatttggaagatttgttTGAATCCAAGTACCAAAACTACAACTTGACTGAGGTCTGTGGTGCTAACACCACGTACCAACAAGACTTGACTTTCTTCTGGGATTGGAGTAGTGTATCTTATAATGCTACTACTCTGCCGACAGCCTGA